One genomic window of Fusarium keratoplasticum isolate Fu6.1 chromosome 3, whole genome shotgun sequence includes the following:
- a CDS encoding Sm domain-containing protein: MSDRPSHRGGRGGQGSHPRGGRGGGRGGGAGAGAQHDRERTKKENILDLAKYMDKQITVKFNGGREVKGTLKGYDALMNLVLDDVHEVVRDDEGNESTRSLGLVVVRGTLLVLVSPVDGSEEIANPFVQAEDE; the protein is encoded by the exons ATGTCCGATAGACCCTCGCACCGAGGCGGCCGGGGCGGCCAGGGATCTCACCCCCGTGGCGGGCGAGGcggcggaagaggaggaggcgctGGAGCGGGCGCGCAGCACGATCGCGAGAggaccaagaaggagaacattctcgacctggccAAGTACATGGACAAGCAGATCACCGTCAAGTTTAACGGCGGACGAGAGG TCAAGGGCACCTTGAAGGGTTATGATGCTTTGATGAACCtcgttcttgatgatgtacATGAAGTTGTCCGAG ACGACGAAGGCAACGAGTCCACCCGCTCCCTCGGTCTCGTCGTTGTTCGAGGcaccctcctcgtcctcgtgAGCCCCGTCGACGGCAGCGAAGAGATCGCCAACCCCTTTGTCCAAGCCGAGGATGAATGA
- a CDS encoding PAN2-PAN3 deadenylation complex subunit PAN3 produces MATSRYQPADLRRQIGSPRPKGRGSYPLDPNPTPRDSIRADPALPENKDTLCRNVLIYGHCRYEDQGCAFSHDQNKNNSNSETSKKTLNVDSPSFTPAGLGKKPTFSSQAASAPAFTPRGLGTATPVGPENDGSVFNPAAIREFTPTFDISTTTNGSAQDSGLSYDPFTMPPVNPGLSTPQFNPYAEDHGALGGHGPGYFPPQNAFTTPLEPLQHHLYFPVGPKRDDLMPYHRVPHDFFLPEKERQEIARKLEAAGQVLPNSQLPQLDNYHNLVPLDTTHRKNANIFGYPSWIYKATATKTGHIYCLRRLEGYRLTNEHAIRQVKEWRRISNGNVVSILDAFTTRAFGDSSLIFVQNYFPLSKTLVEAHLSPTPTHSNRVPAKTPIPENTLWGYISQIANALQAIHSANLAARCIDPSKIILTDKNRIRLSACSILDVVQFDARRPIQDVQQEDFIQFGRLLLCLTTNTLPIHLTNLKISMEQMSRTYSVEMRDTILWLLTPQQPPAQKGIDEFVRGIAGRITSTFDMNLQALDKVNADVMREVENGRVARLMMKLATINERYEFNGDQNWSENGERYILKLFRDYVFHQVDSNGNPVLDMGHMLRCLSKLEVGTEERICLTSRDEQTSFLVSYRELKKMLTTSFGELAKASKSGGRGF; encoded by the exons ATGGCGACGTCGCGATACCAACCAGCCGATCTGCGACGCCAGATCGGCTCCCCAAGACCCAAGGGACGCGGTTCGTACCCTCTCGATCCCAACCCAACACCCCGCGATTCCATTCGAGCTGACCCAGCCCTACCAGAGAATAAGGATACACTATGTCGAAACGTTCTCATCTACGGTCACTGCCGATACGAGGATCAAGGTTGCGCATTCAGCCACGACCAAAACAAAAACAATTCAAACTCGGAAAC TTCCAAGAAGACGTTGAACGTTGATTCACCGTCATTTACACCTGCAGGGCTCGGCAAGAAGCCCACATTCTCGTCGCAAGCTGCAAGTGCTCCAGCTTTCACTCCACGTGGTTTAGGCA CAGCCACCCCTGTCGGGCCCGAGAACGATGGCAGTGTGTTCAATCCTGCGGCTATCCGCGAATTTACCCCAACATTCGACATTTCT ACTACGACAAACGGTTCCGCTCAAGATAGCGGACTATCCTATGACCCCTTTACAATGCCGCCAGTAAATCCAGGCCTTTCCACACCTCAGTTCAACCCCTATGCCGAAGATCACGGCGCCCTCGGTGGCCATGGACCTGGCTATTTCCCGCCGCAAAACGCCTTCACGACACCGCTTGAACcccttcaacatcacctcTATTTCCCTGTTGGCCCGAAGCGGGATGACCTGATGCCGTATCATCGTGTGCCGCATGACTTCTTTCTTCCCGAGAAGGAGCGGCAGGAGATTGCGAGGAAGCTTGAGGCTGCCGGCCAGGTTCTCCCCAATTCACAGCTGCCACAACTAGATAACTATCACAACTTGGTTCCCCTGGACACGACACACCGCAAAAACGCCAACATCTTTGGATATCCTAGTTGGATTTACAaggccacggccaccaagacTGGCCACATCTATTGCTTGAGGCGGCTCGAAGGTTACCGCTTGACCAACGAGCACGCGATCCGACAGGTCAAGGAATGGCGCCGCATTAGCAACGGCAACGTGGTCTCGATATTAGATGCATTTACGACCCGTGCATTTGGCGACAGCTCCCTCATCTTCGTTCAGAACTACTTTCCACTTTCAAAGACCCTTGTCGAGGCCCATCTATCTCCAACTCCTACCCACAGCAACCGTGTTCCCGCAAAAACACCCATTCCCGAGAACACCCTCTGGGGCTACATATCGCAAATCGCCAACGCTCTCCAAGCTATCCACTCAGCCAACCTCGCAGCTCGATGCATCGATCCTAGCAAGATCATCCTGACCGACAAGAACCGCATCAGATTGAGCGCCTGTTCCATTCTGGATGTTGTGCAGTTTGACGCTCGCCGGCCAATCCAGGATGTACAACAAGAGGACTTTATCCAATTTGGCCGACTATTGCTATGCCTCACGACCAACACGCTACCGATTCATCTTACTAACCTGAAGATATCTATGGAGCAAATGAGCAGGACATACTCCGTTGAGATGAGAGACACCATCTTGTGGCTGCTTACACCGCAGCAGCCCCCCGCGCAAAAGGGAATTGACGAATTCGTACGCGGAATTGCCGGCCGGATAACATCCACGTTCGACATGAACCTGCAGGCTTTGGATAAGGTCAACGCAGATGTGATGCGGGAGGTAGAGAACGGCAGGGTGGcgaggctgatgatgaagctggccACCATCAACGAGCGATACGAATTCAACGGCGACCAGAACTGGTCCGAGAACGGCGAACGATACATACTCAAGCTATTCCGGGACTACGTTTTCCACCAAGTTGACAGCAACGGCAACCCAGTCCTCGACATGGGTCACATGCTCCGTTGCCTGAGCAAGTTGGAGGTCGGGACGGAAGAGCGCATCTGTCTAACCAGCCGAGACGAACAAACGAGCTTTCTTGTCAGCTATAGGGAGCTGAAGAAAATGCTAACGACTTCATTTGGCGAGCTTGCCAAGGCAAGCAAGTCAGGAGGTCGAGGATTTTAG
- a CDS encoding GAT domain-containing protein, which yields MKSLKGLGVNKMLGSIRRKASNVSNPSTGTSDGPSGSGAPPSGTTPAGTPEATAHNSVKAFCESGGTSKSDEVLFLPPIVDAAESSPGAATECARLIRKYMSKEYLSRPAWQYNAIMLMRILTDNPGSTFTRNLDQKFADTARALLRGVRDPSVRQILMETLDDFERTKMDDENLVILVTMWKKEKERAYKDFGGQPPQQMMGPPGAYNTPPVNPHSQNYFARHHTNRALPDPVELASRLEEARTSAKLLEQVVMNTPPTEILNNELIKEFADRCSSASRSIQGYMVSENPTPDNDTMESLIDTNEQLQTALNQHKRAVLNARKQMGLGERTDSQSPAISPQPQTNGSNNHFSDHASPSGSGSGGYPYPDHNANVSGKGKETESYTPPPGPPPRAGEASSSKQPDESLENPFADPQPGGSSSHAGPSTTNDYLDQRLAFEPFHPGFQPTDSYLGRQDSAVGKVQMHGGVPAQSPAPTSQNPPRPRVDEVSDDDDIYDAPRDSAPTNKQPLYRY from the exons ATGAAGTCTCTCAAGGGCCTCGGCGTGAATAAGATGCTCGGCAGCATTAGGAGGAAAGCGAGCAACGTTTCCAACC CATCTACAGGCACCTCTGACGGACCCTCCGGCTCCGGAGCACCACCCAGTGGCACAACACCAGCCGGAACCCCCGAGGCCACGGCTCACAACAGTGTA AAAGCATTCTGCGAGTCTGGAGGCACCAGCAAG AGCGATGaagtcctcttcctccctccgATCGTCGATGCCGCCGAGTCCTCCCCGGGCGCTGCCACGGAATGCGCGCGCCTCATCCGCAAGTACATGTCCAAGGAATACCTTTCGCGGCCTGCGTGGCAGTACAACGCCATCATGCTCATGCGCATCCTGACCGATAACCCTGGCTCGACCTTTACACGCAATCTTGACCAAAAGTTTGCCGACACAGCCCGCGCGCTGCTCAGGGGTGTGCGCGACCCTAGTGTGCGCCAGATCCTGATGGAGACACTGGACGACTTTGAGCGCACCAAGATGGATGACGAGAACCTGGTGATTCTGGTCACCATGtggaaaaaggaaaaggagagGGCTTATAAGGATTTCGGA GGACAACCACCTCAGCAGATGATGGGACCTCCAGGGGCATACAACACCCCTCCTGTTAACCCGCACTCGCAAAACTACTTTGCGAGACACCACACAAATAGGGCGCTGCCTGATCCCGTAGAACTGGCCAGCCGACTCGAGGAGGCCCGAACATcggccaagctcctcgagcaggTCGTCATGAATACGCCTCCCACCGAGATCCTCAACAacgagctcatcaaggagtTTGCCGACCGGTGTTCGAGTGCTTCCCGAAGTATCCAGGGTTATATGGTGTCCGAGAACCCAACCCCTGACAACGACACCATGGAGAGCCTCATCGACACCAACGAGCAGCTTCAGACAGCATTGAACCAGCACAAGAGGGCTGTTCTCAACGCCAGGAAGCAGATGGGCCTGGGAGAACGAACCGACTCGCAGTCGCCCGCAAtttctcctcaacctcagaCCAATGGCTCCAACAACCATTTCAGCGACCACGCCTCACCCTCAGGATCAGGATCTGGCGGCTACCCATACCCGGACCACAACGCCAACGTGAGTGGCAAGGGCAAAGAGACGGAATCTTACACACCGCCCCCTGGTCCACCTCCGAGGGCCGGAGAGGCAAGTTCGAGCAAACAGCCCGACGAGTCTCTTGAGAACCCCTTCGCAGACCCCCAACCAGGCGGTTCGTCGAGTCACGCCGGTCCCAGCACGACAAACGATTACCTGGACCAGCGCCTCGCCTTTGAGCCCTTCCATCCCGGCTTCCAGCCGACTGATAGCTATCTCGGTCGCCAAGACAGCGCCGTGGGCAAGGTGCAGATGCACGGTGGAGTGCCGGCTCAGAGCCCGGCTCCTACAAGCCAAAACCCCCCACGACCGCGGGTGGACGAAGTctcggacgacgacgatatcTATGATGCGCCCCGCGATAGTGCGCCTACAAACAAACAGCCCTTGTACCGATATTAG
- a CDS encoding Sorting nexin-3 — MPDTRQQSFDEIYGPPENFLEIEVRNPRTHGMGRHMYTDYEILCRTNIPAFKLRQSSVRRRYSDFEYFRDILERESARVTIPPLPGKVFTNRFSDDVIEGRRAGLEKFLKIVVGHPLLQTGSKVLAAFVQDPNWDRNAW; from the exons ATGCCCGATACGCGCCAGCAGAGCTTTGACGAGATCTATGGTCCTCCCGAGAACTTTCTCGAGATTGAG GTCCGAAACCCAAGAACCCACGGCATGGGCCGCCACATGTACACCGACTACGAGATCCTCTGCCGCACAAACATCCCCGCCTTCAAGCTGCGCCAGAGCAGCGTTCGCCGCCGCTACTCCGACTTTGAGTACTTCCGCGACATCCTCGAGCGCGAGAGCGCCCGTGTCACCATCCCGCCTCTCCCCGGAAAGGTCTTTACCAACCGCTTCAGCGACGACGTCATCGAGGGTCGCCGCGCCGGCTTGGAAAAGTTCCTCaagatcgtcgtcggccatcCGCTGCTGCAGACGGGGAGCAAGGTCCTGGCTGCTTTTGTTCAGG ATCCCAACTGGGACCGCAACGCCTGGTGA
- a CDS encoding Sec2p domain-containing protein produces MDSFIPMSAAAAGWGQPLATTSPASRRSLGHFRSLSSIASAPSHKPRTPSTITPDHTPVKSSSSTHLPIGSPAPIDLGDEMSTLPDPRSRGMSPADDGSISTPNHHPDLNDEVATLSTKLINAINHQTILDDSLSAARHELDTARDRIRILEAQNASQREMLAGDVWIRKHTVEAEKKVWHAKIAEERQKRLDTEKDKKKIEQELENLTAALFEEANKMVIAAKEEAKADHEVLQRKNDQLKAQLADSESLLKSQQEQLSELKHVMEHMVAERDDQTNPTAPSSPGFAKSDSLDDQRTSANEPSPSPWVPAAEPSHPTSFTHLIQPVLRTDLTSYDDFVSLARVSRNRAGSRVSSGSMGALTALSSFGLGGSTSSAHPSNASTTSLNTTGQAVGSAPQSPNTPASTISAASNASAAPLPSLKETKFYKRVLAEDIEPTLRLDMAPGLSWLARRTVINSIAEGSLVVEPVPTTGSFIALTKPQFYPCSLCGDSRKDPIYLRTHRFRTSETDSAQRHPLCKYCLNRVRSTCDFLGFLRMVKDGHWRADDENHEKAAWEESVRLREQMFWSRIGGGVIPSIQAPLSVDLEKSPRTSREESVVSDHLSVPGFQTPPMMNIDRTRNEKVNGPIQEPHTPPLQTDGARSVRSSIQSLDVKSSSGSEDTKRLSITIPSADQ; encoded by the exons ATGGACTC ATTTATTCCAATgtctgccgccgccgctggctGGGGCCAGCCTCTTGCGACAACCTCACCAGCGTCTCGACGATCATTAGGCCATTTCCGATCACTTTCCTCGATCGCCTCTGCGCCTAGTCACAAGCCTCGAACTCCCTCAACAATTACCCCCGATCACACGCCCGTCAaatcttcctcttcaacacATCTACCGATCGGTTCTCCTGCACCTATCGACCTCGGCGATGAGATGAGCACCCTGCCTGATCCACGAAGCCGTGGTATGAGCCCGGCCGATGACGGTAGTATCTCGACCCCTAATCACCATCCCGACCTCAATGACGAAGTCGCCACCCTCAGCACAAAactcatcaacgccatcaatCACCAGACAATACTCGATGACTCCCTATCAGCCGCCCGCCATGAGCTCGACACTGCCCGCGACCGAAttcgcatcctcgaggcccaGAATGCCTCGCAGCGTGAAATGCTGGCGGGCGACGTTTGGATACGAAAGCATACCGTTGAGGCTGAAAAGAAGGTTTGGCACGCCAAAATAGCCGAGGAGCGCCAGAAGCGTCTCGATACggaaaaggacaagaagaagattgagcAGGAGCTCGAAAACCTTACTGCTGCCCTGTTCGAAGAGGCCAACAAGATGGTGATTgcggccaaggaggaggccaaggcggatCACGAGGTGCTGCAACGCAAGAATGACCAGTTGAAAGCTCAGTTGGCCGATTCCGAAAGTCTGCTCAAGTCACAGCAGGAGCAGCTTTCTGAGCTCAAGCACGTCATGGAGCATATGGTCGCCGAACGCGACGACCAGACCAACCCTACTGCTCCCTCTTCGCCCGGCTTTGCCAAATCCGATTCTCTTGACGATCAGCGAACATCCGCCAATGAACCCTCACCTTCGCCATGGGTTCCTGCTGCCGAGCCTTCACACCCGACAAGCTTTACCCATCTGATCCAACCTGTCCTGCGAACGGATTTGACTTCCTATGATGACTTTGTGAGCCTCGCTCGGGTCTCTCGCAACCGTGCTGGAAGCCGTGTCTCGTCGGGCTCTATGGGTGCCCTCACTGCGCTGTCCTCgtttggccttggtggttCGACTTCAAGTGCTCACCCTTCCAACGCTTCTACTACATCTCTCAACACAACGGGTCAGGCTGTCGGTAGCGCCCCCCAGTCACCGAACACGCCCGCCTCGACCATTAGTGCTGCCTCGAAtgcctctgctgctcctctGCCTAGCTTGAAAGAGACAAAGTTCTACAAGCGGGTTTTGGCAGAAGACATTGAGCCTACCCTTCGCCTTGATATGGCTCCGGGCCTGTCCTGGCTTGCTCGTCGAACTGTTATCAACTCGATTGCCGAGGGGTCACTGGTCGTGGAGCCTGTCCCAACCACTGGATCATTTATTGCTTTGACGAAGCCGCAATTCTATCCGTGCTCCCTCTGCGGTGACTCTCGAAAAGATCCTATTTACTTGCGTACCCACCGATTCCGAACGAGCGAGACCGATTCTGCGCAGAGACACCCTCTGTGCAAGTACTGCCTCAACCGCGTACGCTCTACATGCGATTTCCTTGGATTTCTACGCATGGTCAAGGACGGTCACTGGCGAGCTGACGACGAGAACCACGAAAAGGCTGCCTGGGAGGAGAGTGTACGACTACGAGAGCAGATGTTCTGGTCTCGAATTGGAGGAGGTGTTATCCCCAGCATCCAGGCGCCACTGTCGGTTGACCTGGAGAAAAGCCCGCGGACCAGCCGCGAAGAGAGTGTGGTGTCCGATCATCTCTCGGTCCCGGGCTTTCAAACcccaccgatgatgaacatTGACCGAACGCGGAACGAAAAGGTCAACGGCCCGATTCAAGAGCCCCATACTCCGCCTTTGCAGACGGATGGAGCTAGGAGCGTACGCAGCTCCATACAGTCTCTGGATGTCAAGAGTAGCTCTGGCTCGGAAGACACGAAGCGACTGTCGATCACGATCCCATCAGCGGATCAATAA
- a CDS encoding Dolichyl-phosphate-mannose--protein mannosyltransferase → MARSRGKSPRPPVKAEQPVVEKQQPDPVPQPQQQQQQQPAAVASKPKKNSNGKAKKSTSYKSDGVEDNDVFLLPVSDYWIVLGLMVVATIVRVYRIYQPTSVVFDEVHFGGFATKYIKGKFFMDVHPPLAKMLIALTGWLAGFDGSFDFKEIGKDYIEPGVPYVAMRMFPAICGILLIPCMFLTLKAVGCRTMTAAMGSGLIIFENGLLTQARLILLDSPLVAATAFTVLSFTCFTNQHELGPDKAFQLSWWFWLINTGLGLGITASIKWVGLFTIAWVGALTLVQLWVLLGDTKNVPMRLWTKHFMARVFSLIVVPLTFYMAMFAIHFVALKNPGDGDGFMSSEFQATLNNKRMKDVPADVIMGSRVTIRHVNTQGGYLHSHPLMYPTGSKQQQITLYPHKDDNNIWLLENQTQPLGVDGQPINGTYAWDALPEPQYIKDGAVLRLYHRPTHRRLHSHDVRPPITEADWQNEVSAYGYEGFDGDANDFFRVEIVKKKTNGALAKTRLRTIETKFRLVHVMTGCVLFSHKVKLPDWASEQQEVTCARGGTLPNSLWYIESNAHPQLEGDVEKVNYRRPGFFGKFWELHKVMWRTNAGLTDSHAWDSRPESWPILRRGINFWGRQHTQVYLLGNPIIWWSSSVAIAIWVVFKGIAVLRWQRSCNDYASSTFKRFDYEIGTSVLGWALHYFPFYLMKRQLFLHHYFPALYFAIIALCQVFDFITARVPGIGVRESNTINRIATVSFLVLSAAVFSLYAPLAYGSPWTKAECKRVKLFKTWDFDCNTFYDSYDKYSQVPAVSSSVVPTTQATKKVDPVKQEAPVVNKQEEAVISGAPEPAVEHRVVAKEEKVEYRDQDGNLLDPEEVKALEGKVEFKTKYETKIRVVDENGQEVQEPEGGWPADIDAGVAPPHPDVEGVNSETLKGKEKVEEVVAAPEDVAASKDGEKEAEEAKAKPASENQDATVKDEL, encoded by the exons ATGGCTCGTTCCCGGGGCAAGAGTCCCAGGCCGCCGGTCAAGGCTGAACAGCCTGTCGTCGAGAAACAACAACCTGATCCGGTaccgcagccgcagcagcaacagcagcagcagcctgctgCCGTGGCtagcaagcccaagaagaacagcaacggcaaggccaagaagtcGACCTCGTACAAGTcggatggtgttgaggacaacgatgtcttcctcctccccgtcTCCGACTACTGGAttgtcctcggcctcatGGTCGTGGCCACCATTGTCCGTGTCTACCGGATCTACCAGCCCACTAGTGTTGTCTTTGATGAGGTCCA CTTCGGCGGCTTTGCTACCAAGTACATCAAGGGCAAGTTCTTCATGGACGTCCACCCTCCCCTGGCCAAGATGCTTATCGCCCTCACCGGCTGGCTCGCTGGCTTCGACGGAAGCTTCGATTtcaaggagattggcaaGGATTACATTGAGCCTGGCGTGCCATACGTCGCCATGCGCATGTTCCCCGCCATCTGCGGTATTCTTCTGATTCCCTGCATGTTCCTGACTCTCAAGGCTGTTGGCTGCCGTACCATGACGGCCGCCATGGGCTCCGGTCTCATTATCTTTG AGAACGGTCTTCTGACCCAGGCCCGTCTGATCCTCCTCGATTCGCCTCTTGTTGCTGCTACTGCTTTCACTGTCCTGTCCTTCACGTGCTTCACCAACCAGCACGAGCTTGGTCCTGATAAGGCCTTCCAACTCAGCTGGTGGTTCTGGCTCATCAACACTGGTCTTGGTCTGGGTATCACCGCCAGCATCAAGTGGGTTGGCTTGTTCACGATTGCTTGGGTTGGCGCCCTCACTCTGGTTCAGCTCTGGGTTCTGCTCGGTGACACCAAGAACGTGCCCATG CGTCTTTGGACCAAGCACTTCATGGCCCGTGTCTTTTCCCTGATCGTCGTCCCTCTGACCTTTTACATGGCCATGTTCGCCATTCACTTCGTTGCCCTCAAGAAccctggtgatggtgatggtttCATGAGCTCCGAGTTCCAGGCTaccctcaacaacaagcgAATGAAGGATGTCCCCGCCGATGTCATCATGGGCAGCCGTGTCACCATTCGTCATGTCAACACCCAGGGTGGTTACCTTCACTCTCACCCTCTCATGTACCCCACCggcagcaagcagcagcagatcaCTCTGTACCCTCACAAGGACGACAACAACATCTGGCTCCTGGAGAACCAGACTCAGCCCCTCGGCGTCGATGGCCAGCCTATCAACGGTACCTATGCCTGGGACGCTCTTCCTGAGCCCCAGTACATCAAGGACGGTGCTGTTCTCCGACTCTACCACCGCCCTACCCACCGCCGCCTGCACTCCCACGATGTCCGTCCCCCGATCACCGAGGCCGACTGGCAGAACGAGGTCTCGGCTTATGGCTATGAAGGttttgatggtgatgccaacGATTTCTTCCGTGTCGAAATTGTCAAAAAGAAGACCAACGGTGCTCTCGCCAAGACCCGCCTCCGAACCATTGAGACCAAGTTccgcctcgtccatgtcATGACTGGCTGCgttctcttctctcacaaGGTTAAGCTTCCCGATTGGGCTTCCGAGCAGCAGGAGGTGACTTGCGCTCGTGGCGGTACTCTCCCCAACAGCTTGTGGTACATCGAGAGCAACGCTCACCCCCAGCTGGAGGGCGATGTTGAGAAGGTCAACTACCGACGACctggcttctttggcaaGTTCTGGGAGCTTCACAAGGTCATGTGGAGGACCAACGCTGGCCTTACTGACTCCCATGCCTGGGACTCTCGCCCTGAGTCTTGGCCCATCCTTCGCCGAGGTATCAACTTCTGGGGTCGCCAGCACACTCAGGTCTACCTCCTCGGAAACCCCATCATCTGGTGGTCTTCCAGcgttgccattgccatctgGGTCGTCTTCAAGGGTATTGCCGTTCTCCGATGGCAGCGCAGCTGCAACGACTACGCCAGCTCCACCTTCAAGCGATTCGACTACGAGATTGGCACTTCGGTCCTCGGCTGGGCTCTGCATTACTTCCCCTTCTACCTGATGAAGCGTCAACTGTTCCTTCACCACTACTTCCCTGCTCTCTACTTTGCCATCATTGCCCTCTGCCAGGTCTTTGACTTCATCACTGCTCGCGTTCCCGGCATTGGTGTCCGTGAgagcaacaccatcaaccgCATCGCCACCGTTTCTTTCCTTGTCCTCTCGGCTGCTGTCTTCTCCCTGTACGCTCCTCTGGCCTATGGTAGTCCCTGGACCAAGGCTGAGTGCAAGCGCGtgaagctcttcaagacATGGGACTTTGACTGCAACACCTTCTATGATAGC TACGACAAGTACAGCCAGGTTCCCGCGGTCAGCTCCTCCGTGGTTCCCACCACGCAGGCTACTAAGAAGGTTGACCCCGTCAAGCAAGAGGCTCCTGTCGTTAAcaagcaggaggaggctgtcaTCTCTGGAGCTCCTGAGCCCGCGGTTGAGCACCGTGTggttgccaaggaggagaaggttgagTACCGTGACCAAGACGGCAACCTCCTTGACCctgaggaggtcaaggctctggaggGCAAGGTTGAGTTCAAGACCAAGTACGAGACCAAGATCCGAGTCGTTGATGAGAACGGCCAGGAGGTTCAGGAGCCTGAGGGCGGCTGGCCTGCTGACATTGACGCTGGTGTCGCCCCTCCTCACCCTGATGTTGAGGGTGTGAACAGTGAGactctcaagggcaaggagaaggtcgaggaggtcgtGGCTGCTCCTGAGGATGTTGCCGCTAGCAAGGAtggtgagaaggaggccgaggaggccaaggccaagcctgcCAGCGAGAACCAGGACGCCAccgtcaaggatgagctgtAA